Genomic segment of Yoonia sp. R2331:
ACATCCTGCTGTGCGCGGGGACCGCCGAACAACCCGTCATCAAACATGAAGTATTTGATGTTTGTGCCATTCACCCATTTGTCCCCGGTGGCCAAAATGGCGTTTTCTCGATCCGGCGAGATGCCGTCTTCAAAATCCCGCTTTGGCAATTCCGGCAACGCACAGAAATGCCCGATGTCATCGTTGTCGCCGTGCTGATGGTCATGCCGATAGGTTGTTACGGCGTCTGACAGCCGATCCTCTAATTCTTCAATACGGTCTTCCAACTCCGCGATGCGGGTTGTCTGGGTAGGTCGCGCGGCCATGGCGGGACTCCTTTTAATCATTGTCTTCAAATGTGGGGGGCGCGATGAAATATATGCGGCCCGGTCGCTTCAATAGGAAAAGTGTAACATAATACGGCGCTCCGGTCATCCGGGCCGTTTGTCCCGCCCAATGACCCACGCGAGTTCCAACGCTGCGAAAAAGATAAAATTGAGCGAAACTCAAAGACTAAGAAAGCGTTAAAAGACGGCGGTGGATCAGGCCGAAATGATGCAACTTTGACCGCTGGACTTGGCGCGAAATGGAAATCGGTCGTCAGCAGGGGGGCCGTGATTGAAAATGTTGGGCACGGCACGGGAAAACCGGACACTGGACTGCCGTGGCACAGCAGCCCTTCACCATTGTCAAGCCAATAGACCCATTTCCATTCGCGGACGTACTTTTGCGATCCGGATTTTTCAACCATCGCCTGCGACAGGTTCCAGCGACGGGATTGCGGAAATCTGCAAAGGCTGACCCAATCCCACATCTTGTGGTCGTGACGGGACCGTCTGGGTTAACCGAAATTCAGACGGGCGGCTGCATGGTCTGTGTATGGGATGTGCATGGTTTGTGCATCACCCGGAACGGGACGCACGGTGCTATCCGCCGACCCACACCATCAGACCCACCAGCAGCATCATCACCACAAGTGCGACCATCGCGACCATGCCACCGATCCGGGCGTCTGACTTGGCGGGCTTGCCGGCAATGGGTTCGATAACTCCCTGAGAAGACAGGCTTTCCAGCGGCGGTGCGACGGACAGTTGCGCCTTGTCGCCCAGCGTCGTGACGTGTTTCACACCGGCACCAAGGGACAGTACGGTGGTCTCTCCGCCCGCGGCCCGGCTCATCATCAGCACTACGATGCCTTCCAACCCTTGCAGCATCGCCAGATCAGCCGCATCGGGCGTGATGTCATAGCCATGCTGCAGAAAGTCGGTTAGGGTCATGTCACCCAGGGCTTGGGTGTCGAAAACGTCAATGAAATCAGCGTCTAAGCCTGTCACGCCAAAGGTGTCGGTCAGCGCATCCGCGTCCTTATCCACCAGCCCCGGCGGCACCGGGCCAGTGACCGCGAAAACACGGATTTGCCCGTGGTCGGTGGCGGGGATTGTCAGGCTCATGCCATCACGCCCTGCGCTGATTTTCTGTTTTCTTTCAAGTTTCTAGCCAGCAAATCCATCGCCGCCATCCTAACCGCGACACCCATTTCAACCTGTGTCTGAATGACGCTGCGGTTAATGTCATCGGCAATGGTGCCATCAATTTCAACACCTCGGTTCATCGGGCCGGGGTGCATCACGATGGCGTCGGATTTTGCATGGGAAAGCTTCGTAAAATCAAGGCCATAGCGGTGAAAATACTCGCGCTCGGATGGAATGAACCCACCATCCATCCGCTCTTTCTGAAGGCGCAGCATCATCACCACGTCCACGTCTTTCAGGCCTTCTTCCATATTGTCAAAGACCTCAACCCCGAACTCTGAAATGCCGCTTGGCATCAGGGTTGGCGGCCCGATCAACCGCACCCGATTTTCCATCTTGCCCAATAGCATGATGTTGGATCGCGCAACGCGGGAATGGGAAATATCCCCACAAATTGCTATACTTAGCCGATGCAGGCGGCCCTTGGCGCGGCGGATTGTAAGCGCGTCCAGCAGTGCTTGGGTCGGGTGTTCGTGCCGCCCGTCTCCTGCGTTCAACACCGCGCCATTGACCTTTTGCGCCAACAAATCAACGGCCCCCGAATGCGGATGCCGCACCACCAACAAATCAGGGTGCATTGCATTCAGGGTCAACGCCGTATCAATCAGCGTTTCACCCTTTTTGATCGAACTGGCCTGCATTGCCATGTTCATTACGTCAGCACCCAGTTTCTTGCCCGCCAACTCAAAGCTCGCCTGCGTCCGGGTCGAGTTTTCAAAGAACATATTGATCTGCGTCAGCCCGGCAAGCACGTCCTTGTGGCTGCGGCCCGCGCGATTGTGGTCGGCATATTGATCAGCAAGATCAAGCAGTTCGGTGATTTCATCCGGGGCGAGGTGTTCGATACCAAGCAGGTGGCGGGCGCGAAAGGACATGGGCGGCCTCTTGTGATTTCCCCGCCTTATAAGAGAGCCCGCAAAGCGCGGCAATGGCGCGTCCTGCGGCGGTTTTGCAAGGGGCTGCCATTTGCCTCAGAGGCTGGGTAAGTTGGCGCATGGAATCGGCAAATACATATTGGGCAGACCGTGCCTTGCTGGAATGGTACATCGATCTGGGCGCTGATGAGGCGCTGGAAGAGACGCCAATTGACCGCTATGCCCTGAATGTTCCACTCGAAAAGCCCGTCCAACCCGTTGAAAAAAATCCGGAAATTTCGGCACCTGTGGTGCAGGCCGAACCCGACGCTGTGGCCGTCGCAACTGCCGCTGCCGAAGCCGCGCAAGACCTTGGGCAGTTGGCGCAAGTGATGCAGGACTTTGACCTTTGCGAACTCAAGCGCGGGGCCAAGTCCTTTGTCTTCTGCGATGGCCAACCCGGTGCGCGGGTCATGGTCGTAGGCGAGGCACCGGGCCGTCAGGAAGACATCGCGGGCAAACCCTTTGTTGGACAGGCCGGGCAATTGCTTGACAAGATGCTGGCCGCCATTGGGCTGGATCGCGCTGCCCAAAACCTCACCGATGCCGTCTACATCACCAACGTCATGCCCTGGCGGCCGCCGTCGAATGCAACGCCCAGCCCTGAGGAAATCGCGATGATGTTGCCGTTTTTGCAGCGCCACATCACGCTGGCGAACCCCGATGTGCTTGTTTTGATGGGAAATACGCCATGTCAGGCCCTTTTGGGCCGTGCCGGGATTACTCGTATCCGCGGCACTTGGGCAGAGGCCGTGGGCCGCCCCGCATTGCCCATGTTCCACCCCGCCTACCTGCTGCGCCAAACCGCCGCCAAGCGAGAGGCTTGGGCCGATCTGCTCACGCTCAAGGCGCGGCTAAAGGATGCCACATGACCCAAATTGATGAAGCCCGCCAATTTGTTGCTGTGCGGATTGCCGTTCTGACCGTCAGCGACACGCGCACGGCGGAAGATGATCGGTCAGGCGACGTGTTGGTGGATCGGTTGACCGGCGCGGGCCATTCCCTTGCGGCGCGGCACATTCTGCCCGATGACCGGGATCAAATCGCAGAGCAATTGCGGCTCTGGTGTCAGAACCCTGACATTGACGTGGTGATCAGCACTGGCGGCACCGGCCTGACCGGACGTGATGTCACGGTCGAGGCGCATCGCGACGTCTACGAGAAAGAGATCGACGCCTTTGGCACGGTTTTCACCCATGTGAGCATGGCAAAAATCGGCACCAGTGCTGTACAAAGCCGTGCGACAGGTGGCGTCGCACATGGCACATATCTGTTTGCGCTGCCCGGATCGCCTGGGGCCTGCAAGGATGCTTGGGATGAGATTTTGGGCAAACAGCTCGATTTTCGGCACCGGCCCTGCAATTTCGTCGAAATCATGCCGCGACTGGACGAACACTTGCGACGGAAATGACGTGTCATCACGTTTGATCCTTGGGCTGCTGGTCAGCGGTCCATAATGCGCTACCGTTTATGGCGGACGAAAAAGGTGGCTCGGCATGCGATTTCTACGGCGATCATTGATTGGGATATTTCTTCTGGCGGTCACGCTGGGCCTGATGGCGCTTGCGGCGAACACCGTGCGCGGCGCGGTCGAGGCGCGGATGAACGCAGAGCCACGCAGTTTTCCGCAGCGTGAGCGGGTCTTTGCAGTCAACGTCGTAACATTGACCCCACAAACCCTGACGCCCGAATTGACCGTTTTTGGCGAATTGCGCAGCACCCGGACGCTGGATTTGCGAATGCCTGTAGGCGGTACGGTACTGCAGGCGGCAGACAGCTTTGTGGAAGGCGGCGATGTAGCGCAGGGCGATTTGCTGATCGCGATTGACCCGACAACAGCCAAAGCCGCTCGGGATCGCACCGCGGCGGATTTGCAGGACGCCGAGGCCGAGCTGCGCGATGCAGAACGTGGCTTGCTTTTGGCGCAGGATGAACAACAGGCCGCAGAAGAGCAGGCAGCGCTGCGCAAGACGGCGCTGACCCGTGCGCGTGATCTGCAATCCCGCGGCGTCGGCACCGCGGCGGCGGTCGAGACCGCCGAACTTGCGGCCTCTTCGGCCGATGCCGCGGTTCTGGCGCGACGACAATCGCTTGCCAGCGCCGAAGCGCGCGTTGACCAGTCAACCACGCGTCTGGCCCGCGTGCGTATTGATTTGGCTGAGGCGGAGCGCACGTTGAATGACACAGAAATGTTTGCGGTTTTCGACGGCATGTTGTCAGAGGTGGCCGTGGCCCTTGGTGGCCGTGTTACGGCCAATGAACGCGTGGCGACCTTGGTTGATCCTGACCAGCTAGAGGTCGCGTTCCGGGTTTCCACCTCGCAATACGCGCGGCTTTTGCAGGATGGCCGCTTGCCGAACCTGCCAGTGTCGGTCCGTCTGGATGTCTCTGGCGTTGATCTGGTGGCCGAGGGGCGGATCAGTCGCGAAGGCGCAGCCGTCGCCAGTGGGCAGACCGGGCGACTGATCTTTGCCCAGCTTGACGCGGCCCCCGGCTTTCGCCCCGGTGATTTTGTGACCGTCAGCGTGGCCGAACCGCCGTTGGACAATGTCGCCCTTGTGCCCGCGACCGCCGTGGCGGCGGATGAAACCGTTCTGGTGGTGTCGGACGACAACAGGCTTGAAAGCCGCGAGGTCACACTGCTGCGGCGGCAAAAGGATGATGTGATTATCCGGGTTGGTCCGCTTGCCGGGCAACAGATCGTGGCCGAACGCTCGCCACTTTTGGGGGCCGGGATCGGCGTGCGTCCGATTGACCCTGATGCGGCGAATGCGCCACCTGCCGAACCGGAAACCGTGGCGCTTGATGCAGAACGACGCGCCAAACTGGTGGCCTTTGTCGAAGAAAGCAGCATGCCCGCAGAGGCCAAGGCACGGGTGATGGCGCAACTTGAGCAAGATGAAGTGCCGGCAGACGTCGTGAGCCGCCTTGAAAGCCGGATGGGCAGCTGATGGCATACCGCGAGGCGACATCAAGCAATCTGGGCAGCCTGCTGTCCTACTTCACGCGGCACAAGACCATCGCCAATCTGCTGCTCTTGCTCATGCTCGCAGCAGGGTTGATCGCCTTCCCCAACATGCGGGCGCAGTTCTTTCCCGATGTGGTGGTCGATGACGTCGATATCACCGTGCGGTGGGATGGCGCAGGCGCAGAAGCCGTCG
This window contains:
- a CDS encoding aspartate carbamoyltransferase catalytic subunit, which codes for MSFRARHLLGIEHLAPDEITELLDLADQYADHNRAGRSHKDVLAGLTQINMFFENSTRTQASFELAGKKLGADVMNMAMQASSIKKGETLIDTALTLNAMHPDLLVVRHPHSGAVDLLAQKVNGAVLNAGDGRHEHPTQALLDALTIRRAKGRLHRLSIAICGDISHSRVARSNIMLLGKMENRVRLIGPPTLMPSGISEFGVEVFDNMEEGLKDVDVVMMLRLQKERMDGGFIPSEREYFHRYGLDFTKLSHAKSDAIVMHPGPMNRGVEIDGTIADDINRSVIQTQVEMGVAVRMAAMDLLARNLKENRKSAQGVMA
- a CDS encoding uracil-DNA glycosylase, which translates into the protein MESANTYWADRALLEWYIDLGADEALEETPIDRYALNVPLEKPVQPVEKNPEISAPVVQAEPDAVAVATAAAEAAQDLGQLAQVMQDFDLCELKRGAKSFVFCDGQPGARVMVVGEAPGRQEDIAGKPFVGQAGQLLDKMLAAIGLDRAAQNLTDAVYITNVMPWRPPSNATPSPEEIAMMLPFLQRHITLANPDVLVLMGNTPCQALLGRAGITRIRGTWAEAVGRPALPMFHPAYLLRQTAAKREAWADLLTLKARLKDAT
- the moaB gene encoding molybdenum cofactor biosynthesis protein B; protein product: MTQIDEARQFVAVRIAVLTVSDTRTAEDDRSGDVLVDRLTGAGHSLAARHILPDDRDQIAEQLRLWCQNPDIDVVISTGGTGLTGRDVTVEAHRDVYEKEIDAFGTVFTHVSMAKIGTSAVQSRATGGVAHGTYLFALPGSPGACKDAWDEILGKQLDFRHRPCNFVEIMPRLDEHLRRK
- a CDS encoding efflux RND transporter periplasmic adaptor subunit — its product is MRFLRRSLIGIFLLAVTLGLMALAANTVRGAVEARMNAEPRSFPQRERVFAVNVVTLTPQTLTPELTVFGELRSTRTLDLRMPVGGTVLQAADSFVEGGDVAQGDLLIAIDPTTAKAARDRTAADLQDAEAELRDAERGLLLAQDEQQAAEEQAALRKTALTRARDLQSRGVGTAAAVETAELAASSADAAVLARRQSLASAEARVDQSTTRLARVRIDLAEAERTLNDTEMFAVFDGMLSEVAVALGGRVTANERVATLVDPDQLEVAFRVSTSQYARLLQDGRLPNLPVSVRLDVSGVDLVAEGRISREGAAVASGQTGRLIFAQLDAAPGFRPGDFVTVSVAEPPLDNVALVPATAVAADETVLVVSDDNRLESREVTLLRRQKDDVIIRVGPLAGQQIVAERSPLLGAGIGVRPIDPDAANAPPAEPETVALDAERRAKLVAFVEESSMPAEAKARVMAQLEQDEVPADVVSRLESRMGS